In Gorilla gorilla gorilla isolate KB3781 chromosome 12, NHGRI_mGorGor1-v2.1_pri, whole genome shotgun sequence, the following are encoded in one genomic region:
- the LOC129531477 gene encoding non-histone chromosomal protein HMG-17-like, with protein sequence MAIKGDLLQQGVCMTFRRQGKVGWIDYDSSLLLHTITSPQDSFLGLRRGENDPPTDQSLCAAASRAQHLSPTAVTATTLPKRKTEGDAKGDKAEVDTPQRRSTRLSAKPAPPKPEPKPKKAPAKKGEKVPKGKKGKADAGKEGNYPAEKGDAITDQAREAEGDGEAK encoded by the exons ATGGCTATCAAGGGGGACCTTCTGCAGCAGGGCGTTTGTATGACCTTCAG ACGGCAGGGCAAGGTTGGCTGGATTGATTATGACAGCTCCTTGCTGCTCCACACCATCACCTCTCCACAGGACTCCTTCCTGGGGTT AAGAAGAGGCGAGAATGACCCCCCGACTGATCAAAGCCTGTGCGCCGCTGCATCCCGGGCCCAGCATTTAAGTCCCACTGCTGTCACCGCCACCACCTTGCCCAAGAGGAAGACCGAAGGGGATGCTAAAGGAGATAAAGCCGAGGTGGACACACCACAGAGAAGATCCACAAGGTTGTCTGCTAAACCTGCTCCTCCAAAGCCAGAGCCCAAGCCTAAAAAGGCCCCtgcaaagaagggagagaaggtacccaaagggaaaaagggaaaagctGATGCTGGCAAGGAGGGGAATTACCCTGCAGAAAAAGGAGATGCCATAACAGACCAGGCCAGGGAAGCTGAAGGTGACGGAGAGGCCAAGTGA
- the CLEC4F gene encoding C-type lectin domain family 4 member F, which yields MDGEAVRFCTDNQCVSLHPQEVDSVATAPAAPKIPRLVQATPAFMAVTLVFSLVTLFVVVQQHTRPVLKPVQAVILGDNITGHLPFEPNNHHHFGREAEMRELIQTFKGHMENSSAWVVEIQMLKCRVDNVNSQLQVLGDHLGNTSADIQMVKGVLKDATTLSLQTQMLRSSLEGTHAEIQRLKGDLEKADALTFQMLNFLKSSLENTSIELHVLSRGLENANSEIQLLNASLETANTQAQLANSSLKNANAEIHVLRGHLDSVNDLRTQNQVLRNSLEGANAEIQGLKENLQNTNALNSQTQAFIKSSFDNSSAEIQFLRGHLERAGDDIHVLKRDLEMVTAQTQKANGCLDQTDTQIQVFKAGMENANTLNAQIQVLNGHMKNASREIQTLKQGMKNASALTSQTQMLDSNLQKASAEIQRLRGDLENTRALTMEIQQEQSRLKTLHEVVISQEELQRTQSQLLQMILQGWKFNGGSLYYFSSVKKSWHEAEQFCVSQGAHLASVASKEEQAFLVEFTSKVYYWISLTDRGTEGSWRWTDGTPFNAAQNKAPGSKGSCPLRRYISVNSGVGACSFIDTPPCPWILSN from the exons ATGGATGGTGAGGCAGTCCGCTTCTGCACAGATAACCAGTGTGTCTCCCTGCACCCCCAAG AGGTGGACTCTGTGGCAACGGCTCCTGCAGCCCCCAAGATACCGAGGCTCGTTCAGGCTACCCCGGCATTTATGGCTGTGACCTTGGTCTTCTCTCTTGTGACTCTCTTTGTAGTGG TTCAACAGCACACAAGACCTGTTCTGAAGCCTGTGCAAGCTGTAATTCTGGGAGACAACATTACTGGGCATTTACCTTTTGAACCCAACA ATCATCACCACTTTGGCAGGGAGGCAGAAATGCGAGAGCTTATCCAGACATTTAAAGGCCACATGGAGAATTCCAGTGCCTGGGTAGTAGAAATCCAGATGTTGAAGTGCAGAGTGGACAATGTCAATTCGCAGCTCCAGGTGCTCGGTGATCATCTGGGAAACACCAGTGCTGACATCCAGATGGTAAAAGGAGTTCTAAAGGATGCCACTACATTGAGTTTGCAGACACAGATGTTAAGGAGTTCCCTGGAGGGAACCCATGCTGAGATCCAGAGGCTCAAGGGAGACCTTGAAAAGGCAGATGCTTTAACTTTCCAGATGCTGAATTTCTTAAAAAGCAGTTTAGAAAACACCAGCATTGAGCTCCACGTGCTAAGCAGAGGCTTAGAAAATGCAAACTCTGAAATTCAGTTGTTGAATGCCAGTTTGGAAACGGCAAATACCCAGGCTCAGTTAGCCAATAGCAGTTTAAAGAACGCTAATGCTGAGATCCATGTTTTGAGAGGCCATCTAGATAGTGTCAATGACTTGAGGACCCAGAACCAGGTTTTAAGAAATAGTTTGGAGGGAGCCAATGCTGAGATCCAGGGACTAAAGGAAAATCTGCAGAACACAAATGCTTTAAACTCCCAGACCCAGGCCTTTATAAAAAGCAGTTTTGACAACAGTAGTGCTGAGATCCAGTTCTTAAGAGGTCATTTGGAAAGGGCTGGTGATGACATTCATGTGTTAAAAAGGGATTTGGAAATGGTCACAGCCCAGACCCAAAAAGCAAATGGCTGTCTGGACCAGACAGATACTCAGATTCAGGTATTCAAGGCAGGGATGGAAAATGCGAATACCTTAAATGCCCAGATTCAGGTCTTAAATGGTCATATGAAAAATGCCAGCAGAGAGAtacagaccctaaaacaaggaaTGAAGAATGCTTCAGCCTTAACTTCCCAGACCCAGATGTTAGACAGCAATCTGCAGAAGGCCAGTGCCGAGATCCAGAGGTTAAGAGGGGATCTAGAGAACACCAGAGCTCTAACCATGGAAATCCAGCAGGAGCAGAGTCGCCTGAAGACCCTCCATGAGGTCGTTATTTCACAGGAAGAGCTGCAAAGAACCCAAA GTCAGCTTCTCCAGATGATCCTGCAAGGCTGGAAGTTCAATGGTGGAagcttatattatttttctagtgTCAAGAAGTCTTGGCATGAGGCTGAGCAGTTCTGTGTGTCCCAGGGAGCCCATCTGGCATCTGTGGCCTCCAAGGAGGAGCAG GCATTTCTGGTAGAGTTCACAAGTAAAGTGTACTACTGGATCAGTCTCACTGACAGGGGCACAGAGGGCTCCTGGCGCTGGACAGATGGGACACCATTCAACGCCGCCCAGAACAAAGC GCCTGGTTCCAAGGGATCCTGCCCACTCAGAAGGTATATTAGTGTGAATTCTGGGGTGGGAGCTTGCAGCTTCATAGACACCCCTCCCTGTCCCTGGATCCTCAGTAACTAA